The genome window TCCAAGGCCTTTGCTACAACAACTGGTGCGATACATATTGCACCTATAGGTTTGTGACTATTATACATCTCTAAAATGATCCTTTTTACGTCTTTATTGATTTTACATTTAGAACCGTCAACAGCAAAGGTAGTTAAGTTTTTTGCAGCACCAAAACCACCAGGGATAAATAGAGCGTCTAAACTATCTGTTGTTATATCTTTAATATCATTAATATTACCCCTTGTTATCCTTGCAGCTTCTTTTAATACATTTCTAGCTTCGCCTTCTTCTACTTCTTCATTTAGATGATTTATTACATGTAACTGATTTATGTTAGGAGCCATATACTGGATCTCTGCGCCATTTTTTTCTAAAAAATAGGTTGTTAAAACAGCTTCATTTACCTCATTACCATCAAATACACCGCATCCACTTAATATAACGCCTATTTTTGCCATTTTAAACCTCCTTAAATATTTTTTCTGCTATTTTATAGCTTTGTGCTGTGCAATCATTCATGCTAATGCCATATAGTATATTTCCACCTATATAAATATTATTATATTTATTTAATATATTCTCAATTTTTTTTACCTTTTCATAATGGCCAACATAATATTGAGGTATAGCTTTCTCAAATAAAAAACATTCTTCTACTATTGGTTTACCTTTAATTTTTAAAATATCCTTTGCTTGGCTATATGCAAGCTCTATTAATTCCTTTGTATTTTTTTGTAATATCCATTCATTCCCATCTCCACCTAATATTATTCTTATTAATTTATGGTTATCAGGAGCTCTTTCAGGAAATATTGA of Deferribacterota bacterium contains these proteins:
- the elbB gene encoding isoprenoid biosynthesis glyoxalase ElbB codes for the protein MAKIGVILSGCGVFDGNEVNEAVLTTYFLEKNGAEIQYMAPNINQLHVINHLNEEVEEGEARNVLKEAARITRGNINDIKDITTDSLDALFIPGGFGAAKNLTTFAVDGSKCKINKDVKRIILEMYNSHKPIGAICIAPVVVAKALEGLNKGIKITLGNDKNFAKAIEEMGAEHVNCTVSDYVYDEDNKILTTPAFMLAKSVLEASIGIEKTINKLMQIL